CTTATGAAGCTAAATTGTGGTACTGAAGATTACATTGTTTTATGTAAAATAATGCATTGCACATTCTAATTTTGTTTAGCAAAAAGTTAAGAGTTTTAGCAAATGATAGGTATATGCATACTACACTGGATGGAAATAAATTCTTGGCATATGTGAAGTTCATCCTAGGTGAATCATTGCCTGTGACAGTCCATGTGAAAGTTACCATAATGGTCAAAACAACTGTAGCAACAGAAATAAGCTCTCTAACTTGGTAGCAAAACTTATGCAGAATTAAGAATTTGTCCCAAGGAATGAGGATATGTCCACACACAAAGACTGGTGCAGCTTACAGACATATTTTACCATTCTTAGAAATGACAATTTGTGCCTTCAGATGTACTAGACAATGTTAATTTGTTCAAAAATCTTaagattgttattttgtttaatttaaaTATGTCATAACAGAATCTGCCTGTCAATGATGAGGACCTGTGTTTGCTTCATAAGTGAAAATAGGAATGATAATGCAATAACAAAATAGATCATAAGAAATCATGAGGCTTGATGCAGTGGATGGGCTTCTGTATGTTAGATATAATTTCTGGATTAGTTGAAATTTCTTAtaatggtttatttatttagcttttaAACTACTGCAgtaaacaacaaaaccaacttgtaatttattaaaaagaaaatcaattgaATTTTTAAGCCTGACTTTTAAGTATTTTTCCTAAGAAGGCACAATGTCCTGAATCAGCCCTGGGGACAAGGCTTATGGAACTTGACTGATGGATCTCAGGACATTACTGACaaaatgttttctcttttcttgttatgaATTTAAGTGATGTTAATTAAATGCATTTTCAGCACTATTTCACAAGAAATAAAGCTATATATTTTCAATACTGCATCCTAACTCCAAATCCCAAAAACCCATAAAACGAGATATGATCAGAAGTAAAACCTTCAATTCTGTGTTAGTGATGGGAGAGTAAAGTATAACAAGCATATTCACAGTGTTCTGAATGGTGGGAAGAATGGCCTGCAATAAGGTGCATGGACTTGTTACAGCAAGGAACACACCCCCCTGTGCCAGTTTTGAAAAAGCTGAGAAAACTCAGCTATCATTTCTGGCATTATCACTGCAATATGAGGAAATCTgcagagagagttttttttctttctctcatatatAGCACAGCAACCTTAACCAAGGCTCTCAACTAATACATGATAAGTACAGTTTCATACAGACTAGATAACATCATATGGTCCTAGGCAGGacaaaatatacatacaatCTTTGGTATTTCTCAACTAGATATACAAAAAGGACTCCTCTCACAACATCAATATGTTAACATTGTGATGCAATATATTTCTCCATCTCATAACACCAATATACTAAAATAGCAATTGACTTTGACAATTTGAATATACATCCATTTTCACTTGGTATATAAAACTGTCCATTACAAAAtggatgatacacacacacacacacacacacacacacacacacacacacacacacacacacacacacacacacacacacacacaactttttcattctcatattGATAATATACGTAGTATAATTAGCCATGCTCTTGGTTAACTggattatttattctttatccaAGAGAGGTTCTTCTATTACCCTGCATATCCATATTGCTGACTGCACTGTCTGAATCATCAAACTGGCTATTTTCTTCATGGATCATTGAGTAAGAAGTTCTAGACACAGGATCATGAATGGAGACTGGCTTTGACTTTGGCCAAGTACTTAAAAAATCCTCCATTCTTGGCATGACTTGCAAAGTTCGTCTCCAGTCCCTGACTGGGACAGGAGCAACTGTTTTCTGGGTCACAGTCTCTGGTCTGTCATTCACACCATGCCTATTTATCTCCACTTTATCACTCTCTGTCCTAGTCTCACTGACAACTTGAGATTGGGTTGGATGAATGTCTTCACTCTGTTCTGTTAAGTACAAAACAGATGTATTATTTGGGTCTTTTGGATCCAAAGAAGCACCAACATTAACTGACTTTGAATTGTTTCTGCCCTTAAGATGAAAGAGCCTTATATAGTCAGTTCTTGTTGTGCTCTGTTCTTGTGATCCAGCAGAAGTATTCCCTGGACTGAGCCCTCTCCAAGCACTAGAAGTAGTTGTATTCAAGAGAGAAGCTCCCGTTcccggtgagagagagatgaaagtccAATTGCAGTTCTGTTCATCACTGTTGTCGCCACACGAGTCCCAACCATCACAGACGAGGGTAGCTGGGATGCATCTCCTGTTCCTGTTACATAAATAAATGTCATGTTTGATTAATTGACTTCTCTTTTTAGGCAGCtgtgcttcttttttctttgacatgactgattattcatttattttttaagaaTTAATGTAGGTAAATGTACATATATGATAacctattttcaaaggtcaaaaCTAGATAACATTTTTGTAAGAAACAGTTCATACTGATGCTCTGCTTTGATACACAATGTCTGAATAGAAATATCATCTCTGCGCAATGAGAACAATACTTAGATATGTGGTTACATAAAAATGCTGATCATTAAAACATTTCTGGGAGAGAGTGAAATTGATAACTACAGAGATGCTGTTGAACCTGATGGCTAAAATCAATATATGAGCTGCAAGTATAGCAAGAACATGTAGTATTCTAAAAGGAATTGAAATTAATATTAGATACATTTTTACACTATTCATGTTTTGCAGTTCTGCAAATACCATGAAAAAGTCAGTTTATTTTTAAGATGAATCCAACTGTTCTCCATTTGCTACAGTTACCCGATGAGGTGTATCTTCACTCACCGGCATTGGTACTCGTTGGATTGGCACCGTCCAGAGCAACCGAAGGGTTCATCTGACCCATCCCTGCAATCTGCCAACCCGTCGCAGAATTGGTACTGGGGGATACACTGACTGCTGCGGCAAGTAAACTGAGTGTCAGGGTTGGggcacactgaaaacacacacaggtaccGTCAGACACTGAGAACTGAGATCCGCTGTTGAGTGGATGTGTgcgggaaagggaaaaggaaaaaaagatgggtgaaaaaaagaacaataggtAAGTAGGAGCCAATTTCTTTCCAATTTCAAAGCAGCATTGCAGTTTGTACCACCGAATAATAGAGCCAGAAGGGACATGATTTTGTATCATGTAGACTACTATTTTCATAAAGACCAATGTATTTTGATAAGATTTCATTACAGTTATAAATTTTACATAATTGTATTCTTGAGAATTCACACATTACTTGAAATCTTTTGTTTTCTACAAAACTGGCTGTCTACTTCCTACTTAATGAGTGGTTCAAAGCAGGTAGATGTTAGTaacagggaaaataaaaatcattgCAATATCTGCAGTGCAAACTAACTTATAAATCCTCATTCATGTTGAAAATTagctaaacaaaagaaaaaaaaagaagaagaaaggctaCCATGCAAGAGACAAAGCCTTACCTTCTTTTGCTGTAGCCATGGTGAACCATCAACATCAACCCCAAGTccatgcaaaaaataaaataggaaaaaaatcgtGCAGTATCACAGCATGCATGAGCAATAGTTCAACAAACACTGTAAACTCATGCATAAACTCTTTCCAAATTGTAATTATAATGATCTTGCAGTTAAtttgaaatgaaatataaatcaaATTACACCATCTAGTAGGGCTAGGGGATTAGGAATTGCTGTAGATGTTGCAATAGAAAGGTCAGGAGGCATGTGGGAGGATCAAGGGTTTAAGTCCGAGGGAAAGCGATCTCTTAGTTCTCTGCATCTGCATTGGGTATTCCTGAGTGTGATTATTCATCTCTGCTTTTACAGAGTTGTCACAtatgtatattcttttttttgtctgtgtaaAGCATATATTCATAATTTTCTACAAACTATCACCATTTTACTTTTCAAAGGAATAAACAGTAAAAGTGTTGGAGACCATACATAGGAACGCTGTTTTTCTGGTTTCTACAGTGCATACGGAAATGTGGTATTTTTGACAGTAAAGTGAGGTGAGGCAGAAATGCCGTGATATTTACGTAGCAGCAAGAGGAATAGGTAATACATCAAAATAGCTTTTGGATGTAAGCAAGAACCAGGATGAGTGTAGAGCCTATTCAggcaaataatttttcaaagaaAGTCATCATTGATAGTTCTGTAACTTGGTTTGCAGGTATCAAATGAAGCTCTAAAGTGTGTATACCTGTGCTTGTTCACAAACGCAGTGCATATTACTCATTGTAAAGATCAATCTCCTGGATGAGACTTACAGGTTGTGCAGTTGGCTTCATCTGAACCATCCCAACAATCCATTTTGCCATCACATTTTGAGGTTACAGGGAGGCATGAAGTATTGTTGCCACACTGGAACTTATCTGGACCACAACCTGAAGGAGAATGTAATTAATTGACTCAACTATTCCTTTTGTGTATTACTTCacttaaataaaaggaaaatatacggCTGAAGGTACTTGCTGTTTATTTCTGGTTGTGATTTCTAGATTAAAATGTTTTCTTATGAAACTTTAGATACAGAGCCTAGATGAAATATGATAAGATATGAGTATGTAAAACAGTGTAcgatgtatgtatgtttgaagATCTTGGGTTATGCTACTATCCACAGTAGCCATCACCAGAAGACTGGCTATCATAAAATGTTAAAGATGGCAGGTGGGGATGGGCTGGAAATGAAAGGATTGACATGAGGACAGAGTATCCTTGTGTGACATGAAATAGAAATGTGTGGTTTAGCATgacacttctttttcttaaaaATTAACCATATTTTGGTGTTTCcatgattttatttatctattttctaaaCATGGTTAACCTTCTTTAGTCTGAATACATTCATTGATCAGTGCTTGTAGAAGGTTCTGATGATTATAAAGTATAATAAGTTTGttgctttttctccttcaatatCTACACTCAAATGGTTTCTTGCTTTGATAATACTTTCCTCACGAAGCTGTTAAGTACAGCCTTCATCACACTTTTACCTTTGTCAGTAATACCACAATTGTTGTAATTCACTAAAATTATGTAAGTTTTAGTTAACACTTACTGCAGTGCTGCTCATCACTCTGGTCATAGCAGTTCATGTGTCCATCACACCGCTTGATGAAAGGGATACATAATCCATCAGCACACCGCCACTCATCATGTAGACAAAGAGAGGCACTGTGGCACTGGAAGGCTCTGGACCCAAGAGCCTGGCACACTTCAGTTTCAAGTGCACAGAGCCCCCCACAACCTAAAAAAAGAGGTTTTAATTTTAAAAGTacatatctatatttttataCCTGTACTATGTATCGATCTTTTCTCTGCATACCAGGTTGTGATTCCATTTAAAAGATGATGGCTTCAATAACATGCCACACCTTGTCTCACCATATGAATGAAAGTAGTACAGTGAAAAGTATTATTTCTAGACATCAGTCCCTTTTAAAACCTTCAACAGCATATACAGAATACAGTGGCATTATCTGTCCAACCTGGAGAGGAGTGTATGGTTATGAGTGCACATAGTCCTGTACTCAACGTGTAGTCGAAGTGGTatctgaaaagaaaatgacagtaTGTAATGTGCTTACCAGTCCTGTCCCCTGAGTCCCGTGCAGGCCGACATATAGGATACAGCTCTCCTTGAAGTCCAACACACACCTCCCCAGGCAAGCACGAGTCACACAGTTGCTCTGTTGGAGATGCATCTTTATTGTACTtatatgtaggaaaaaaaaaaagagagaataactaAGGCTTACACAGCAACATTTCTGAGACTATTGTATCAGTATTTCAATTAGATTGCTTTGATATTTTAAAATTAGAAATACATACTTGTATATTCTGCTAATATTTTACTAACAGAAGAAAATTAACTAAAACTTAATACACTGTGCATGAAATGTTTTATGGTCATAGAAGAACAttctaaaaaagaaatatttaccaTTGACAACTTCATCcagtctctcttctttctgtggTTGTTCTTCTCTCCAGGGTTTTgaggtgcttgtggtggtggaggtggtggtggttgtagttgagctggtagtggtggttgtggtggtggaagatgaggaggtaCCAGTGGTGCGGTGGCATTGGCATGGTCGAGTCTCCATGTCTCCTCTTGAGCCATGCCCAGTAAGGCCTGATGGCAGGCAGGGCTCAATGCTGTTCACCAGCAAGCCTTGACCTGCATCCAGCCGACATTCCCGCGTTCTGATCTGGTCATACTGTGGGGAGCATGGGGAGCAGGGAGACCATGGACTCCAATCTCCCCAACCAACATTGATGTTTGCTAGATGATGAGAAGCTTCCATGACTACTGTGGAAGACTCCTGCATGCCACtagcagttgtggtggtggtggtagtagtggttggtggtggggTGCTGGACGAAGGTAGGGTGTCCACCAACACCTCAGTGAACCTAATGGACGTTATATCAACTGAGTATTGCCCCAACCATTCATGCCCATGACGGTTGTGGAGCCCTCGTAGGAAAACTGTGCCTAGCTTCTGAGCAGCAGCCACATCAGCTGTATTGAGCACCAGCTGGGCCCGAACCAATAGGGAACCTTCTGACAAGGATATGACTTGGCTGTGGTTGTATTCATGAGCCCAAACTGATGCTTGAAATAACATGTCCagctgaaagagaaggaagaaagactgtGAGCAAACAATATATTGTGATAGTTCAAATGAAACACGTAACTTGAATGTTTTgtatggttatatatatatatatatatatatatatatatatatatatatatatatatatatatatatatatatatatatatatatttattctgttaggtaatattgaaaaaaacaatgatttattcatctgagttttttttttagttaccttGGTTTAGGTTTACATTAATTCAATGAATTAATTTAGTTGAGTTCTGAGTTAGTGATGTTATATTAGCAAGTTGTATGCTAGATTTAGCAGACGTGAATGTAATCAGAGTACGTGATAGATTTTCATGTTCATTGTAGAGGGAAATGTTGACAGTATTACCTATAATCTGgcgggcaaaaagaaaaaaatagataaaataaaaaaaatgaataaatacataaataaataataataaataaatgaataaaataaaagtataaaggtcgactattttttttatagctgACGTTGAgatctgtggtgtggtgtggtaaacAAGACACGAGGTTTGAGCGAGTCATGTCATCAATGAATGACCAATCACTGGCAATCAGTGTTTCCTAAGATGACGTGGGTGGTGGATGTAGAATTTTACGAAGAACGAATGGCTTTGCCAAACCAATATTTACGGGAAGAAAACTTTTAAGCACTTTGGTAAGTGATTGACTGTTCCTCATTGTAATTTTTCCTGGCTAGCCAAACGCTTGTGCATAAAAGAGGCTATCAAATTTCAACGATTAGTCCATATTCCTTTCAGGTTTGATTACGCTAATCACATCGCGTCCACAGTCCACAAAAGTTTGGTACAATTTGTACACATCCTATAATAATGTTACTATCCATGCCTTATTTTGCTTACTGATTCAGTTTTTAATAACATGTAAATTGAGCTGAATCTTGTCGCATGGAAGTGGATAATGCAAATGTATTCAATACAACTAACAAATGTGTCTACAAATGGCACTGTAGTACATGTATAGCccgtattcacacacacacacactcacctcgtTCTCGATAGATTGTGCCATGGTTCGGTACTCCTCAGACGTGGGGTCCTCAAGGCCGGGCCAGAAATTCTGATTCGTAATCCTAAACTCTCCCTCAACCACACTGCTCCctggaaacaaagaaacatcAAAATTAGCATGACAAACGTTTACTTAGGAACACTGTATAATTTCCTaattctttacctttccttgtccatatttCTCTTATCGACTAATGGGTGCTCATTCCCTCAGGCTGATTTGCCCTTCCTACCCACCGAAGTTTTCTCACCTACCTTTTCTTGCTTGCCTCACAGAATTTCCTGACTCCTAAGACTACATGACATAGCTAATGGTATCATTGTTTATGGGATGTGGTGATATGTTTGCTTCTGTTGTTTATCACTTATGAAACATTAATGCTGCAACTATTATACATAATCATACTGTGcgaaataaacgaaataaataCGTAATTACAATTTGTAGTGAAGAAAAATGCATAGAAAAGTAAGAGTTTATGTATACAGAACACGTAGATTTAATATATACAGAACAGAAAGTCAAACAATCAGTgcacttgtttgtttgtcttcttgCTTCAACCCTAAAAACGTTCAAGCCACTTAATACAACCAGTTCAACCTCACACGGAGAAATACTAGTGTGTGCACGCCTCAACAAGCGAAGCCGCCTAATGCCTGGTGGCAGCGCCCTTGCACAAAGGAACGAAATTACACTGGTAAATACGTGCGCTGAGATGCACTGCTGCGAGAACAATGTAGCCGGGATCtgagggagtgtgtggaggGCGCCATACACTGGTAAGGGGAGGGTTGAGCGTGCCTGTAATATTAGCTCCTAGTCATGAATTATTAATGGAGCTACGTGTGATGGCGCCTGAGGCTTAATTATTCGAATAAGATATCGCGGTCCTTCGGCATATTAGCTCTCGAGGGGTTTCAGACTAACTTGGCGGGACCGTGGCCTAAAGTTGTCGATGGAGATTAAGATGCAGAGAcgcgggaggagaagaggagaggagagtcacGAGGCGGCGATGGGACGTTAGTTATTCAGTGTGCCCAATACCCGCCTTACGCGCATCCCACGGTGGAGGAAATGGCATAATGAGCATGACAATGGCGGGATAAACGTCTTGCCGACAGAATATAATTTCCTCTTGCACCTCGGATCCATGTTGAGTGTTAAACGGAACTCGAGCCAGTCATCAGTGGCTAATGCCGAAGTTAGTCTCCTCTTAGTAGGTTCTCTTCAATACGAACTTTATCTAACTTGTTTCAATGAATactaacgagagaaagaaaagctcGTGACGCTGAAGTAAGCGATGTGCGGCAACTTCACTTTACGATAGAAATACTAAGAAAAGTATACGGATTATGTGGTGATGTCTCGTGTCTGTATAACCCATGACTGGTACACAACTACAAACCCGAGGACACGTGTTTTACCTTGACTACGATACTCTCAGAGAAGAACTCTTAAGTTTGAGGTGATTACTCGGCGAGCATAGATTTCCCGTTAAGACAAATATACACAAACAGGCCGTCCCTCCTCCCTGCCCCCGACACACGACTTTACATAACAAAGAGCTGAATCCCTCAATCTATTGGCCGCGTGAAAGCCTCGGTTATGGTTCCTCCCAGAGCTCTtgtgtcgtggtgaaagagaggCGAGGCGGAGAAAGAcccaaaggaaggaagaggaggaggaggaggaggaagaggagaaccatTTAAATAAAGATATTTCTGGatgatatatgagaaaaaggaaaggtaagcaAAATGCGATAAAATACACGCAGGGCATGGAGACTTATTAGGAAGGCGTAAGGGAAGAGGTTAACATAGGAGACAATAAAAATGTGAGATGCAGATTCAAAAGAGTATAGGTTGATGTAAGAGTTGGTGCATGTCTGACCTTCACACTAATGCACCCAAGGTCTTTTATCGCAACTCAATATCCATGAATATATCAAGACATACCTCTCCCCCCCACACAACCCCTTCACTTTCTTTGTGACGCTCAGACTTGTATGTATAACTCCTGTACACATCTCCTAACCGTGTCTAATTTGACTATAGAAGATGATGacaatgtagagagagagaaatagcgcAAGACTCAACTAAACAAGAAGGGTCGACTAGACTACACGGGAGATGAGTATGAAGACCAAATGCTAGGAGGAGCTGGCTTGCGGTAGTATATCAACAGAAGGAGGCATGACGGGTGTGGAAAGAGCAGCGTCACTGAATTTgtgaagtaatgaaggaagaaggcaaggaCTCCTTAAAATACGCTCACTCTCCAAAATAATATACGGGAGGCGGTCCTATTTAGCACACATTGTGGCTGCGATGAGAGGTGgggaagtttctctctctctctctctctctctctctctctctctctctctctcacgtacatTAATGAAGGAACTTCACAGGGTACGAAGGCAACTCTCGTTTTTCGTGTGTGTAATTAATAGCACCGACGCGATGCTTTTCTTTGCGCTACTCAAGTCTATCGATGACCGCGTGGAGGAGGTGACGATGCTAGCTTGTATCCTTGACATGGCGAAAtggtctgtcttttttttttttttttttttttttttttacatgcatGCAGACATTGGAGAAAGATGGACGGCTTTAATGTTTGTTACTTCACTGTAGTACAAGTGCtgccaggaggaagagagagggatggtacAATACAGCAGATCGAAAATGAGGTTTTCGTGGCACACAACCGGacgaaagaagtgagagagtaaGAACTATCACGTGACTTAGTCTGGATGTTGTAGCGAGGTGATGTGAATGGTGTGCTCCTCGGGGATTCCTTGCCTGGAACTCTCTTCGAAGAGGATGAGTTCATGGGTAATGAGGCTGCCACGTGTTGCTGTCTGGGGTGAAGAAGGACGAGGCTCCACGTCAGGTTCTTCTATGAACCATTCTGATCCTAATTAAGGTGTAGCGAGTCGCGACTCAGTGTTCGTCGGATAGAAATGGTGCACGGCTTGGCCCATTGCCTTGCTCCCACAGGTCAGgctctcttgttcttctacttGCAACACACAACGTTTAATAAATGTGatcagtcactgtgtgtgtgtgtgtgtgtgtgtgtgtgtgtgtgtgtgtgtgtgtgtgtgtgtgtgtgtgcgcgcgcgcgcaagcGCACTGAAGGTCTGTCTATTCATATGATTATAAGTATTCGTATATAGTAAATAAGTTGGCAGACATATTCAATGTTGATGAGCCTTTAAAGCCTTATTATATCTGTTACTATTCTGTTTCATTTGAATTTCTCTTTGTACGCATATGGGATAATAGAAAGAGGCTACTTCAACCTTCGTCAACTTGCTCTTGCCTATTCCTACGTTGCATTTTTCTTCGATACTGATCAGCCAAAATAATCCCTTCGAATGAAAAGATACATATTTCGAAATCAGTGTGTAGTGAGGGTGTCGTTACGAAAGCTAACGGCACTACTGCATTACACTTGTCTTGATTTACTTTGATAATGACTTCTCTGCTAAACCTGGAAAGAAATTGTTTCTCTGTAATACTGACTTTGCTCATGTCTATCATCGTCACCATAATGACTCAAATGTCAGTGGAAATATAATTTCATGGAAATATTATTATCTGTCATTTGCTTCGTATGCTACGAAAGACACTAACCATGCACTAGACTGTGATGTCATGCGCATTTATCTGATGGCCCTTCGCACCTCGTGAGTTCTAATGTTTACTTGATTAGAattaacagtagcagcaacgtACACTGTGTTGCAAGTGTCGCGACGGCAGCATCCTGACCAAGGCACATAAGCAGCTCCATGTAACGATTAGGCGGAGTGTAACCATCCAACCATTTGATGCAGTACGTGGTGATTGAGGAACCTACATATCTATAGCCTTAGGTTAGTTGCGTGTGTGACGTATCTCCAGCTCGGTTCGGCGATGTAAACATTGCTCGCTGTCTTAATAGAAGAGGCTTGATGGAATGCACTGGCGTAGTGGAAGACAGAGAAGTACCGACAAACGAGATGTGTAAGAGAAAGCTGGTATATAAGGAGGGGCACACTGACAAGTGAAAAATAGTGGATGCAGGAAGTACTACATGAAAGATATGAAACATGTACGCGCTAGACAtagcattaaagaaaaaaaaaaaaaatgaaaacaaaacataatgaGAGCATCTGGAAAACTTCGGGAAGGCAGATTacgagaggaagacgaaaaacagGGCAGGTTTATCGGACAACGAATAGCTTGTGAATCAAATGAAGATCGCGGACTTGTAAAACTTAAATTATCGAAAACACGCCTTGAAGGTAAGCTCAATGGGGCATACTGAAGCAGGacagagaagggaagatgaaaataaaaagaaaaccaggaaaaacGTAGTaaatggtgacacacacacacacacacacacacacacacacacacacacacacacacacacacacacacacacacacacactcctagcgatgccccaccaccaccatcatcaccatcaactcATGTTCCTACCTTCGCCCCAC
Above is a genomic segment from Portunus trituberculatus isolate SZX2019 chromosome 40, ASM1759143v1, whole genome shotgun sequence containing:
- the LOC123516356 gene encoding uncharacterized protein LOC123516356 isoform X4; amino-acid sequence: MENPAFLDSDQSVYESARGAPRNMSQRRPHHLPAIHHAHAHNARPVGVPQHIAHVHNGRVLGVTGIPGNVLPGAVVQVSGGPVSSPAQTPGHTTTSSHYPDPSLPPLCPAHLAPHSHVPHSEPMYSCQAPRGHDHVYQCPGHRGDHLDHRDHADPRDHLDHRDNHRDPRDHHVDPRDIREHLDHRDHRMDSRDHHVDPRDHVDPRDHVDPRDPRDPRDHRDHRDHRDPREHMDPRDPRLDPREHQLDPHEHRLDPGLDQRPDYHYGGSDYSSTEPIYAQPHLYPREGGAGTPTLNYNNARGSLRAASAASSHLSSGTPAKYLVRTDSCGNSTSSSILPTVSALLAREPTHTPPTPAHNTTPSLRSSARHGKGGATPTPAKLKRQGLFRVWKVKFMRGEGGRRRVCMVLTAVVLLLLLVLGALATVLYLTLGGGLSAFVGVSPKLIVTETGSSVVEGEFRITNQNFWPGLEDPTSEEYRTMAQSIENELDMLFQASVWAHEYNHSQVISLSEGSLLVRAQLVLNTADVAAAQKLGTVFLRGLHNRHGHEWLGQYSVDITSIRFTEVLVDTLPSSSTPPPTTTTTTTTTASGMQESSTVVMEASHHLANINVGWGDWSPWSPCSPCSPQYDQIRTRECRLDAGQGLLVNSIEPCLPSGLTGHGSRGDMETRPCQCHRTTGTSSSSTTTTTTTSSTTTTTTSTTTSTSKPWREEQPQKEERLDEVVNEQLCDSCLPGEVCVGLQGELYPICRPARDSGDRTGCGGLCALETEVCQALGSRAFQCHSASLCLHDEWRCADGLCIPFIKRCDGHMNCYDQSDEQHCSCGPDKFQCGNNTSCLPVTSKCDGKMDCWDGSDEANCTTSKEVCPNPDTQFTCRSSQCIPQYQFCDGLADCRDGSDEPFGCSGRCQSNEYQCRNRRCIPATLVCDGWDSCGDNSDEQNCNWTFISLSPGTGASLLNTTTSSAWRGLSPGNTSAGSQEQSTTRTDYIRLFHLKGRNNSKSVNVGASLDPKDPNNTSVLYLTEQSEDIHPTQSQVVSETRTESDKVEINRHGVNDRPETVTQKTVAPVPVRDWRRTLQVMPRMEDFLSTWPKSKPVSIHDPVSRTSYSMIHEENSQFDDSDSAVSNMDMQGNRRTSLG
- the LOC123516356 gene encoding uncharacterized protein LOC123516356 isoform X5, whose amino-acid sequence is MPRVRSKMENPAFLDSDQSVYESARGAPRNMSQRRPHHLPAIHHAHAHNARPVGVPQHIAHVHNGRVLGVTGIPGNVLPGAVVQVSGGPVSSPAQTPGHTTTSSHYPDPSLPPLCPAHLAPHSHVPHSEPMYSCQAPRGHDHVYQCPGHRGDHLDHRDHADPRDHLDHRDNHRDPRDHHVDPRDIREHLDHRDHRMDSRDHHVDPRDHVDPRDHVDPRDPRDPRDHRDHRDHRDPREHMDPRDPRLDPREHQLDPHEHRLDPGLDQRPDYHYGGSDYSSTEPIYAQPHLYPREGGAGTPTLNYNNARGSLRAASAASSHLSSGTPAKYLVRTDSCGNSTSSSILPTVSALLAREPTHTPPTPAHNTTPSLRSSARHGKGGATPTPAKLKRQGLFRVWKVKFMRGEGGRRRVCMVLTAVVLLLLLVLGALATVLYLTLGGGLSAFVGVSPKLIVTETGSSVVEGEFRITNQNFWPGLEDPTSEEYRTMAQSIENELDMLFQASVWAHEYNHSQVISLSEGSLLVRAQLVLNTADVAAAQKLGTVFLRGLHNRHGHEWLGQYSVDITSIRFTEVLVDTLPSSSTPPPTTTTTTTTTASGMQESSTVVMEASHHLANINVGWGDWSPWSPCSPCSPQYDQIRTRECRLDAGQGLLVNSIEPCLPSGLTGHGSRGDMETRPCQCHRTTGTSSSSTTTTTTTSSTTTTTTSTTTSTSKPWREEQPQKEERLDEVVNEQLCDSCLPGEVCVGLQGELYPICRPARDSGDRTGCGGLCALETEVCQALGSRAFQCHSASLCLHDEWRCADGLCIPFIKRCDGHMNCYDQSDEQHCSCGPDKFQCGNNTSCLPVTSKCDGKMDCWDGSDEANCTTSVSVSPSTNSATGWQIAGMGQMNPSVALDGANPTSTNAGTGDASQLPSSVMVGTRVATTVMNRTAIGLSSLSHRERELLS
- the LOC123516356 gene encoding uncharacterized protein LOC123516356 isoform X6; this encodes MPRVRSKMENPAFLDSDQSVYESARGAPRNMSQRRPHHLPAIHHAHAHNARPVGVPQHIAHVHNGRVLGVTGIPGNVLPGAVVQVSGGPVSSPAQTPGHTTTSSHYPDPSLPPLCPAHLAPHSHVPHSEPMYSCQAPRGHDHVYQCPGHRGDHLDHRDHADPRDHLDHRDNHRDPRDHHVDPRDIREHLDHRDHRMDSRDHHVDPRDHVDPRDHVDPRDPRDPRDHRDHRDHRDPREHMDPRDPRLDPREHQLDPHEHRLDPGLDQRPDYHYGGSDYSSTEPIYAQPHLYPREGGAGTPTLNYNNARGSLRAASAASSHLSSGTPAKYLVRTDSCGNSTSSSILPTVSALLAREPTHTPPTPAHNTTPSLRSSARHGKGGATPTPAKLKRQGLFRVWKVKFMRGEGGRRRVCMVLTAVVLLLLLVLGALATVLYLTLGGGLSAFVGVSPKLIVTETGSSVVEGEFRITNQNFWPGLEDPTSEEYRTMAQSIENELDMLFQASVWAHEYNHSQVISLSEGSLLVRAQLVLNTADVAAAQKLGTVFLRGLHNRHGHEWLGQYSVDITSIRFTEVLVDTLPSSSTPPPTTTTTTTTTASGMQESSTVVMEASHHLANINVGWGDWSPWSPCSPCSPQYDQIRTRECRLDAGQGLLVNSIEPCLPSGLTGHGSRGDMETRPCQCHRTTGTSSSSTTTTTTTSSTTTTTTSTTTSTSKPWREEQPQKEERLDEVVNEQLCDSCLPGEVCVGLQGELYPICRPARDSGDRTGCGGLCALETEVCQALGSRAFQCHSASLCLHDEWRCADGLCIPFIKRCDGHMNCYDQSDEQHCSCGPDKFQCGNNTSCLPVTSKCDGKMDCWDGSDEANCTTFSVSPSTNSATGWQIAGMGQMNPSVALDGANPTSTNAGTGDASQLPSSVMVGTRVATTVMNRTAIGLSSLSHRERELLS